From Xyrauchen texanus isolate HMW12.3.18 chromosome 15, RBS_HiC_50CHRs, whole genome shotgun sequence:
ttgaaaaatatctttctaaaaaaataaattgcaacTAAATGATGCTTTTGCATTATGTTTGAAATGTTATCATGGTGTACCCTGTGTTTTGTTAGTCCAAGAAAATCAACTAAATTGTGTGGTGAAATGTTGAGTATACGTAAGCACTTGGAAATGGAATAACTAAGAATTAGTTAAAACCCTGTAAGGATTTACAATAATTCTTGAATTATATTGATGAAATCCATTGTATAAGAGTCTTTCTATTCCTGAACACTGGAAACAAGTTGTACAGCTGCAAATAATCAATAGATAGCTCCTTGTCTATTTAGATTTGAGTCAAACAGTGTTTCTGTATGAATCATTATTTAACAATCCCAGTAGTATGTCTTATATTAATCCAAACAGTATAATGTGTAATATTTGAAACTGTTCACAAAACgtttacattattttttattttttatcttaataCAGGGCCCTTCTATTTTATGGGGCCCATAACaaacagcttttaatgagactggacttcagcttcacaatatgaCTCACTTTCTTTGCTCAAGTGTTCATAATTTCACATTTAGATTGGAAACCGAATCCTTACTGAGCCTTGTTTCTTAGGTTTTCTGCGTAGATCCTGATgagaaagtaaaacaaaacaaacaaagaaaaaaataaccagAAAGGTTCAACACTGAATTTGTCATTACAGAATTCTACTTAAACCTCTAGTATGTTACTACAGTTTTATTGATATGAAAACAGATACACGTCACTGCCTATTGAGTTAAATTTGTGGAGACATCACTATGGTGTAAATGCAAACCATTCATAAgtgtacattacatttacatttattaatttggcagatgcttttatccaaagcaacttacaaaagaggaataatacaacataagtgattcatcttaaggagacagtagtacaacaattgctgcattacaaagtttcaatcagaatcagaataaatGTGTCCAAGACAGAGTACAatgcaacatatatatatatatatatatatatatatatatatatatatatatatataatttttgttgttgttgtaaataaaCAACACATTCCAGATTGTCTTAATCCTTAATGGTCATTTGCTTTATAGATGACCATACAATCACCAGCTTGGTGACTTTATTCAGCAACACAGCATAATATATTGGTGTCACAAGGACAAGAAGTCATGTTGACTATTCTGTTGGTCGCAGTAATATTTGGCCAAGGTAAGCATGtgttttattaactttattaataGATCGAGCCATTTCACAcatacagtggtcccaaaaagtaTTAGGACACTTTTGAAATGAATTTCcttgcattaaataaaaacaaatatcatgGCAAGTGCCAACTATAGAGTATATTTAAGCcaactatttatttataaatatatatacttaagctcatttgacagcctttgtgacataatgttgatgtggcagggcagagggcggggccgggtcatgatcctacacacccggtcccgtcctccgccctgccacagttgattaccacaacaaaaagTTCCACCTGGTccatgtttatttaataataaaaagtagaCACTAAGGCACTTATAATTACTGCTCTGCACTGTAATGCCAgaaaatccctgattttatcacactaaaatcatgttaacacatactgtataatgtttgtcttttggctatacttttgaaacattgtgtattttaaagttCATTGTACTGTATGAGTTTCTTACTATAAATGTGACTTTTAATTAGAAAGTCGTATATCATTTTTAATGTTAATCAAccttattccacaaatgctgttgattgatcttaaagggatagttcaccccaaaatgaaaattctctcattatttactcgccctcagaCCATcccacactgaaaaaaatgaccagtaagatttacttaatttttattttggaagTTTTTGCAAGATGTTTTTctaagtaaaatctacttaatgTATTGACATGCTAAAATTGAAATAAGCATCTTATTAGAACATGTCACATTTTGAATTTTCCTTACaaacatgtttaaacatgtaACACATGAGATACGGGAGTCACATCCACAGGGAACGCATGCTATGTTGTCTGTGAGACCACATCACCTTGCATTACTAGCAATAGAAAAAAGATATAAAGTTGCACATACAGACTTCAACACTTGGTACAAAAAAAACACCATGATGGTGACAATCAACAGATAATTTATTTGATCATTAAtgggtaattttgagtagaaaattaatttaagacaacacaaaacaagaagttacaaaTCGTAACAACaaaaacttgcaaacagtgaaaccatgcaagtacatgctgggaacaccagttTTGAAATGTTAAGTAAAATATACTTATTTCATATACCAgtaaaatttactcaaattagcaaatacatATGTAAAGGTTTTCTACTTAAGGAATAAAtcatgatgacacattgtaaaaataacaatgaatcataaacaatatttacttataagctagagcattaatttgtaaatatttgaatgtagaatttacttgaTATTTTCAAGTTCAGGCTAACACTAACTTAtaaaatgtagaaagtacttcatcttttctgctatatttactacaccacaaacaaaaaaagcaaaataattcagtgcagatgtgtatgactttctttcatctgctaaacacacattttttttagaagaatatctcatctctgtaggtccatataatgcaagtaaatggtgactagaactccaaaagctcctaaaaggagataaaggcagcacaaaatcAATGTGGTCTTCTTAACCAATCCAGTTGgctttgggtaagaacagaccaaattgtaactccttattcactgtatatcttgacaTCATTTCAagttttcaagctcgattacacttcctaaagcgtcatctagcgctctgtgcatgcctCAAGtgcaagtgtaatcgagcttgaaatcatgatcgtgcctagaggtTGCAATGTAAAGACGTACAGGGAAAAAAAAGAGTCCtgttttagtctgttctcacacaaaactaactggatcaattcagaagacattgattaaaccaatggagtcttatgaattactttgatgctgactgttttttggagcttttggaattctggtcaccattcacttgcattgtattgacctaaagagctgagaaatgcttctaaaaatctttgtttatcttctacagaagaaagaaagtcatacacatctgggatttcatgagggttagtaaatgatgagacaatatttgtttttgggtgaactatccctttaaatggtttTGACACTGAAAATTCCACTGTGGCAAGTTCAAAGTAATTTATctttgaaaaacacatcttgagacccCTACATTTTGTTGCTGTCTGTCTAGCTGCTGCTTTTTAACAAAAGATCACATTGTTTGTGGATGGCTACTTACTCATTATACTATATTTTGCTTCCTCTCAGGGAGTGTGTTAAAAGTCCAAACGTTTTATTTAGGGGATGTAAAGTCAGCTCATGCAGGTGTCCTCCTTAGGTGTATTTTCTCACATTACACCTTAATACGGACATGCTCCACAAAACATTTGATTGCCAGAATGTGTCTAAAtcctttttgtcttaattttgaacagtatattaaTTGTTCTTTTATTACTATTTGAACTTTTTACAATCTTTTTTtgtctgtgaaatgttttgctgaaAATTGTGTTTGTGCCGTGTTATAAATAAATCCCACTTGGttagatatttttatataatgaaaaaagaaatgaatCTTTACATGAAGCTTAAGTATCCAAATAATTTTGGGGTCACTGTATGTGTTACATGGAAGAAGTGTTTTCAGGCTAATAAGGCCTAATGTTCAGTTGGCTGAGAAAGTAACAATGTGTGTGGTTAAATCATTGATGATATTAATAACCTTTGAATTGACAGGACAGTCATGTGACTATGGGAAATACTTCATCACGGCATTCCCAGAGAACATCGCCTTCTACTATCCATATATTCCATCAAATTATCTAAAAATCACCGCCCTCTATAATGACACTTCAGTGGACGTTTACTCGTATAACACATTGATGTTCACTAGCATACTGCAATCAGGAGAGACTGAAAATGTGAGCCTAAATGTTCAGCTATATAAATTCGGTCACTCCAGCAGGTCTGTCATAATAAACAGTTCAGATTACATTGTAGTGCTGTCAGTCAGTCAGCAAGGCGATAGTATGCAGACACATGTTGTTCAGCCTTTAAAAAATCTTGATACATTTTACACTATCCCCTGCCTGAATTACAGTGAGATGATTTCTACCTTCAATAAAATGGGTCAAAACATCAGCAAGAAAAACAGTTTATTCAGGCTGGTCATTATAAACTCAGAAGATGTAAGTAACCATGTGATAATTCAAAAACAACAGTTTCCGTACACTGAAATCATACTTGATCCTAATGGCCTTGTGCAACTTCCTATCAATGGTTCGGAAATCGCCATAGAAGCTGATTATAAAGTGGCTGTACTGCTTACCCACCCATGTGTAGAAACATCAAGTTGCAGGTGCAACATAGTGGTGAACCAACTTCGTCCAGATTTCAAGTGGAGTAATTTCTTTTTGCTGCCCTCAGTAGTGAACATGAACGAAACTTTGCTACATGTGACATCAGCAATGAACATTCAACTGAGTGGTGCGAATCTAGAACCCACTAATTTTGAACCCTATCCCTCAAATCTCCTGTCCATCCCATCTTTACAGTCAAATTCCCAATACATCCTCGCCTCTGATGCTGTTTCCCTTCGAATTATCAGTCCAGGCCTCTTCATTGAACTGATCCCAGAATACAGGTTTCATGCTTGTTACATGGTCCAGTTCAGTTCGAAACATGGTGAGGTCTTGGTGATAGCTGAAACAGCCTACAAGGATAATGTGTACATAGATAACAGATTGCTTTCGTCCACTGGCTGGAGACCCATTGCCCAATCAGAGTACTCCTCTGTCTCCGTGACCGTTGAAGGTGATCATGTCATCTGGCATTCATCCTCAATAATTGGAGTGTACATGTTTGAGAGGATGAGGAGTGGAATTCTTTATGGAGGCCCAGCTATAGCTTTGAAGGTGGAGCCAggtaaacaacatattttatgGTGATTACAGCTATGTTCTcattattgttaatttttaattgtttagTGTATTATTCTTACATCAACAcaaatacagtggccccaaaaagcattgagacactgttggacattttcaataaactaatatttggggttcaatacaagataagctcaatggACTGCATTATTgttgaataatgttgattaccacaaaaatgtgtttggacatGTCCACCCTGTTCTTTCACGAAAagcaaaatctgggttacagtgaaagACTTGCAATGGATGTGAATCGGGCCAATCCTTGAgttactatttcaaaagtattcacaagatgtaaaaatatgcatgttaacatgattttagtatgataagaTTACTTACTTacctttctgtgtgaagttatatccaattttaaatgttttttgcattcaACTTAACGGCATAAACACTAAAACCATTgtaaaaatgaagatttaaacaaccatacagtttaaataatatatattatttattattatatatttttgaacaaattaattactgtatgtgcttttataaaatatgaatattcacatttctgcctttaaaccctctaaaaattggcctcattcacttccagtgtaagtgcttcattaaccttgatttttgcttttgttttttaagaaaatgagggacgagtcaaaatgaatttttgtggtaatcaacattatgccacaattgctgtcgattgagctcaacttgtattgatcccaggATTTTCATTTAAGATGTATTCATTTATTGCTAAACCTTTTCTTCGAACTAACTTCacatttctgagccatttttgcaatcaATTTGATCCAACTGGtccaaaagtaatttttaattattgtatataAGTCAGTTTCCCTCAAATTCCACAAAGGTTTGACAAACTGAAAGTCTACAAATACTTAATTTTGAATAGATTATCTGTTGTGTTATGATTAACACTTATtttagtgaaatgttttgcttgaaaagtgtgtttgtgctatatttctttaaaataaatgccacctgATTTGACagtttgttatataatgcaagaTATTCATATATTTTGTTGAAAGTGTGCACATACGTTTTGGGGCCACTGGGTATTAAAGTAGTTCtcataaaatacaattctgtcataatacaTTATACTAAAcctaatattgttccaaacctgtatgacttactttctgaAGCGGAAcacaaagtagacattttaattaatatctcGTCTGTCTTTTCAGTACAAAAGATTTTATACATAGTAGCGCCATATTTGATATTTGACGGTAAtggaaatgaggctgtgagggttaGACTTACCATCCCTTCAAttaaatgcactgtataaagctgcATAAAGCTCCTAGATTACATCACATTTTCCAAAGCTTgtgtttttttaagatttatgtctaccaataaattttttttaaaaagattttcaaTGCTTTTTCCTGTCATTTGAATGATCCAAAACAGCACAACCCATTGATGATATGCCTTGTCATTCCCAACAAAAATTAAAGATGGTGCTACCGTGAATAAGGCCTATGGCATTGGATAGTGCTTAAAGCGGACTGATCACACAGTGAATTTGGAAACAGCAAGTTGAATTTTCTTGATCTTAACTCAATCTGTACTCACAGAAATTCAAAGCACTGACCCCAGTGGACGAAGTgtgaagtattttttttattattattgatcaaaacacctgcgatggactggcgacctgtccagggtgtcccccgcctttcgcccaatgttagctgggataggctccagccccccgcgaccctgtacacaggataagcggttgacgatggatggatggatggatgatcaaaacacacaaattaacaagacatagTAGCTTATACAAAGTAAGAGACCAATGACACATATATAAACTCatataagagagaaaaaaaaacgtgGGAAGCGTTTTTGCAAATTGCCCACAGAGGGTTGTCAAGATTgagttgtaaagcaagttgtttttagctgttaaggatgtaatacagtgcaAATGTATAAACTTTGCCACAACCGGTTTCACGTGAAAGCACCAGTATTACAAGCCAAAATACACAATCTCATCATGAAAAACACGATAGAGTTTGtaccaaattgtcaagcacaaaaaggcTTTAACAGCTGCTATTTTCTTGTTCAAAGAAAGACAGCGGACTTCGACCAATcatggatctgagacatttaaattgcgcccattcaaaatgattactcagaaactGATCTTATCGCATGTACACCCACACAattggtttgcgttgatagatctgaaaGATGTGTACTTTCATGTCCAAATTGTACAACATAACAGGATATTTTTGAGATTTGCATTCGAGGGAACTGCATAtaaattcaaagtcctgcccttcggattGTCTCTGGCCCCtcgcacattcacgaagtgcattGATACGGTTCTTGCCCCTCTGAGACTTatgcatcttgaactacctcaacgattggctgttactgccacAATTAGAGGCTCTGTTATGCTagcacagagacttactgcttcagcatcttAACAGCTTAGTCCTCAATGTAAACTGGGTGAAGAGCACACTCTCCCCCAGCcaaaaaatctcctttttgggagtccgcCTCGACTCTGCGGTGCGTGCACCTCATGAGTGTGCgcgttcaggccattctacagtgtcgGTCTCAGTTCAAACAGGGGGGAACACTTCAactgaagctgtttcagaaagcattgggatttattGTGGCAGCATCCATTAGGTctcatgagacctcttcagtgctggttGAAGCGCCATGTGCTACAACATGCTTGGCGCAGAGGGCGCATGCGCATCACTGTATCCCGCCActgtatagctgctttagcaCCATAGAAAGCTCCTGCATTTTTCCAGCGAGGTGTTGTGTTGGGGCAAGTTCTCAGGTGGAAAGTGGTGACCATGGATACTTCGAACATAGGTTGGGGGGGGGGCGTTGTGCAATGGACACCTGACTTTTGTCACCTGGACAGTTGCGAGGAGGGCGTGGACAGTTTCgggccaaaacaggcggggctcaaacaccatagccaatattagaatattggcctTATTGTAGAGAGGTTCAACTAGGTAGTGTAAGTAGGCACTCCCATATGCGTTACTATGCAATgactcgttcccttcgtctcagggaaccgagacGTTTTACGTGA
This genomic window contains:
- the LOC127656203 gene encoding uncharacterized protein LOC127656203 isoform X2, whose amino-acid sequence is MLTILLVAVIFGQGQSCDYGKYFITAFPENIAFYYPYIPSNYLKITALYNDTSVDVYSYNTLMFTSILQSGETENVSLNVQLYKFGHSSRSVIINSSDYIVVLSVSQQGDSMQTHVVQPLKNLDTFYTIPCLNYSEMISTFNKMGQNISKKNSLFRLVIINSEDVSNHVIIQKQQFPYTEIILDPNGLVQLPINGSEIAIEADYKVAVLLTHPCVETSSCRCNIVVNQLRPDFKWSNFFLLPSVVNMNETLLHVTSAMNIQLSGANLEPTNFEPYPSNLLSIPSLQSNSQYILASDAVSLRIISPGLFIELIPEYRFHACYMVQFSSKHGEVLVIAETAYKDNVYIDNRLLSSTGWRPIAQSEYSSVSVTVEGDHVIWHSSSIIGVYMFERMRSGILYGGPAIALKVEPDPLGCLLHSSGFEIIPTPMTWVQSYQNCMLTKGELFSPTSAEDQMLISNFLNDQEIKEDLWIGLRCSLFSLDWYWQKGNMSTYNVSYTHWATGEPGDQVKGMCASTSPNPSNSIKDFPWKSVQCCTNLKSVCYRQAKYFSL